The genomic DNA ATCCGGTATTCCACGGGACCACCATCGTTCCGCTATTTACTTTGTATGATTACAGTTTCCGTCCGCATGGCCTTAGCGTGGACGAAGCTATTGACGCGGCGCGCGCAAAACAACTGATGATGACCGATGAGTTCGCCATCGCCCCCTTCGCAGACGTGCGGGCGTGGTGTTGGGACAGGTTGGCCTATTCCATCAAGCGCCTTTCCCGAGTACATGGTCCTACCGTGTTGGTTAACCATTGGCCGTTGGTCCAAGAGCCGACAATGTTATTGCGCTTTCCTGAAATTGCCTTGTGGTGCGGAACCAGGCATACGCGGTCGTGGCCGGGGCGCTATAACGCGCAGTCCGTAATCTATGGGCACCTGCATATGCCGTCTCGCATGAATGTGGACGGCGTTGACCACATCGAAACGTCGTTGGGGTATCCGCGTGAATGGCAGGGGCGTGAGAGCGCCCAGGCGTGGCCCTATCCGGTACTGCGTTCCTTTGTAGAGGAGGGGACATGATGATGTATCCAGAGCT from Corynebacterium tuberculostearicum includes the following:
- a CDS encoding metallophosphoesterase family protein, giving the protein MPTVWAVSDLHGAVKTNSERIDQLTPPDPADWLIVAGDVAERTDLIIRILRQLNDRYARVIWAPGNHELFSRSQDRYQGREKYAHLVERCREIGVITPEDPYPVFHGTTIVPLFTLYDYSFRPHGLSVDEAIDAARAKQLMMTDEFAIAPFADVRAWCWDRLAYSIKRLSRVHGPTVLVNHWPLVQEPTMLLRFPEIALWCGTRHTRSWPGRYNAQSVIYGHLHMPSRMNVDGVDHIETSLGYPREWQGRESAQAWPYPVLRSFVEEGT